The following are from one region of the Mixophyes fleayi isolate aMixFle1 chromosome 7, aMixFle1.hap1, whole genome shotgun sequence genome:
- the NTAN1 gene encoding protein N-terminal asparagine amidohydrolase, giving the protein MPLLIDSKRLDVRQSTARIIQKYPQLKERAKELTSQSTQIFGPDGLLYVQQRELAATTPNDSSISFLGSEDATTCHILVLRHTGSGATCLAHCDGSDTEKEVADVLSSVKSLSQTSEGRLELHIVGGFNDQRQLSQKLSQQLLKTFDTQSEEVHLVTLCVTELNDKKENGIHLPIIYGIAVNVKTGEIFKAKFQDRQPDEDLRSAYILTGGNMVNIYDAKAEQLNIGPYSWTAFPNIDFWLEQDDKQILHCFSTSPLAEPPHFVQHMRSALQFLKDNPRHMSIFPDGKPNSYKKKANGLWERI; this is encoded by the exons ATGCCTCTGCTAATTGATAGTAAGAGGCTCGATGTCAGACAGTCTACTGCACGGATAATACAGAAGTATCCTCAACTAAAG GAGCGAGCCAAAGAATTAACGAGCCAATCTACGCAAATTTTTGGACCTGATGgtttattatatgtacagcaaagggaactggctgcaacAACACCAAATGACA GCTCAATTTCTTTTCTTGGATCAGAAGATGCAACTACTTGTCACATTCTAGTGCTCAGACACACAG gaagtgGAGCCACTTGTTTAGCACATTGTGATGGATCAGATACTGAAAAAGAGGTGGCAGATGTTTTATCTTCAGTGAAGTCATTATCACAAACCTCTGAGGGAAG GCTAGAATTGCACATTGTTGGAGGTTTCAATGATCAGCGACAACTGTCACAGAAACTTTCACAACAGCTTCTTA AGACATTTGACACACAGTCAGAAGAAGTACACCTTGTCACATTGTGCGTCACAG AATTAAATGACAAGAAGGAGAATGGTATTCACCTTCCAATCATTTATGGAATAG CAGTAAATGTTAAAACTGGAGAAATTTTCAAAGCAAAATTTCAGGACCGACAGCCAGATGAGGACTTGAGATCTGCGTACATCCTAACTGGAGGAAAT ATGGTAAATATTTATGATGCCAAAGCCGAACAACTAAATATTGGACCGTATTCCTGGACTGCTTTTCCAAACATTGACTTTTGGCTGGAGCAGGACGACAAGCAGATTTTACAT tgtttttCTACATCCCCATTGGCAGAGCCTCCACATTTTGTCCAACATATGAGATCAGCACTCCAGTTTCTGAAGGACAATCCCCGTCATATGTCCATATTTCCTGATGGAAAGCCAAACTCTTATAAGAAAAAAGCTAATGGTCTATGGGAAAGGATTTAA